In the Populus nigra chromosome 2, ddPopNigr1.1, whole genome shotgun sequence genome, GGCATTGATCAAAATACTACCAGGGCTTTGCCAGTACacgacatatatatatatagatttctaCCATTTCCCAAATGATGTGAAATGAAGACGACGTTTGTGCATGTACCTAGTGATCATCATGTTCCGAAGCTGCGGCTGATACTCTTGCTCTCCAGTCTCAGGTCTTGCTTTAGAATCTGGCAATGGCATCTGTAAGAGCAAAATGCTGAGCATAAAACTGCCAGTACAGTACTGTGACAAGTCAACGGAACAGGCCATGAAAGAATATGGTCATGCAGCTATTAATGGAGTTCTTTGAGATTTGAATGTGAAGAAAATAATGTTTGGAAGTGCATGCTCGCCTGATCTAAAgcacatatattttaattatgccCCGTATGACCCCATACGGTCTTGCAAACCTTGAGGTGACGTTATGACCagttttcaattatatattaacctaatatatatatatatatatatatatatatatatatatatatatatatatatatatatatatatatatggatgtgTTCAGCATGTAACCGGCGAAGAACAATGTTAGTGCTGAAGCTACAGTAAAATAAATGGGAGCcaatatgaaatgaaaatagGATAAGGATGGATATAGAATTAATCTACAAAAGATGGGATCATAAATAGAATAAGCAAATTATCATAGGATCCTAATTGAAAGAACCTTAAATATATAAGGtctaaaatgaacttttaaatAATTAGGAGAGCTTCAGCCCCTCCTCATAAATTTAAaggatgtttgaaaatattgtaatgattaatatcaatatatcaaaataatttaaaaatataaaaaataatttcaaacaaaaaaaaattaaaatttcatcaaattctGTTTGCAACGCAATTCAAAATGGCGCTGAAGTGACAACCTTGAATGCTACCCTTCCATATCCTACACCCAGGGGCAGAGAACCTTGAATGCTACCCTTCCACATCCTACACCCAGGGGCAGAGATAGAGAGGCCGGCAGGGGTCAAGGCCCTgcaaggaattttatttttccagccaCTTCCTTAATAGTATTTATAGTTTTAGCTTAAATAGTAAAACAACTGAAATCTagatcctttttaattttattttttagttccgcCCCTGCCTACACCAAGTCATTGTCTCTCCTAACAATTTATTGAGTTTCCTTCCATAAATCCTCAGCCTTTGGTTAACTTATAGAATGATAGCTGAAGGTGACTGCTTAATGTAGCACTGCTAAAGATCCCACGAGTTTATACTTTTCTACTACTGGTCTCCTTTTTTTCTCCATACCCTTCCCAACTCTTGGCACTTTCCGAGTTGATCCTGCAGTGATAAGCAGGATATGTATGCTAGTCGAGATCCACGGTCCTCTCATTCCCTTTCTTTTCTGTGCTTTTATTTCAGCAAACTACACTTCCTAATTATAATGCAGCCATTTTGTCGCCATCGTGTAATTCTAGCCATGAATCGCAGGACCATTTTTAAACTGCCAAGTAGCTACTGATCGTTACACGTGGATATCCGATGATAAGCAAGCTAGCAGCTATCTGACCATGACCGAAGCAATGAAATTAAGCTTTGGGAATTTTAATCCTGGAGGAAGATGCTCTGCCTGTCGCTTTGCCTTCCTTGACAGGGAAAAAGCTCCAGATTGGGATTTACCAAATCCAACATGCAAGCCGATGCCAGGCCAAGTCAATATGCTTTAACTCTATTTAGTCCTGCTGTGTATAGAAATGTTCCACAAAGAGTATGGCAGGCCAAAAAACACTTGCTATGTTTTGTTAATGGAGGCATGCAGCTGCTCTTCGTCATGTGGCTCAACGGGGAGGTTTATTTGAGCCCATCACAATTTTCCCTCCTTATTTTCACTTAGTAATAATCTGTCCCTTCGGCTTGGCATAGGCGATGGGCTAATTCCAGGGCCTTTCTCTTCgttgtttttaacaaaaaaagcaAGAGAATCCATTAACTCCAAACACCTTCTCCAGGCATTCATATCAAACGAACCCTAGCTATGTGTGAAGAAGATTGAAAGAGATTGATCAGTGAAAGGATAGGAGGATTTGAATGCTGTGAAAGCTTGCCCATGTAGTCGCTGGATGAATTAATCGAGAAGTTTAGAAAAAGGCTGGAATTGCATCAAcactgaaattaagaaaaaattcaccttcaattataaaaaagatttttgacatTTTGCAGATATGGTTCCTTATGTACAGCTCTGGTGATATTTAGAGAGAGTTCTCGACAAATGCAGCCCACATTACTATTCAATCCTTATGGATGATGCATGGCATAAGATCGAATAGCACTGAGAAGAATATGACTGCAATTTTTGGTTTTGGaagatattaattttagtttgtcTACACAATTAATAGGgattattaaaaatgaaacaatCAATTACATCCTCTTATGGAAGTTCTTTCGAGTAGAATTAACTCCAATTCGGCACAAACTCAATTGATAAGCAAACTGATTAGCACCTAAACCCGTATAATGATGCACACTAACCGTGCCCAAATCCAACGCACCCCCCTGTGCGCACGTTAACAGTAACCCCCCATTTTCAAAAcccataaataaacaaaaaccccAATTATCCCGATATCACAAAAATGCCAAACCCCAATATCCTGCTTCTCCTAATTCTCTTTCTACCCCTAATCTTCTCCCCGGATTACGATTTCATCCGCGTGGCCAATGCAGGGAAGCGAAGCATCCACATAACGGATGATCTTGACGACGTTATCGACGATGAGGAAGACGAGGCATGGAAAAATTGGGGAAAGACCACAAAACGGTCTGAAGACGAGTTCGATCCACCACCGTCTGATTTGAACAAAATGAATGTGCAGGAGATCCAGGAGATGATGATGAAGCGAAATTTCGGGCCAGTTTTTGGGTTTGTTAAGCTCCGATTAGGCGCACGCCGGACTCCGGTAATTTGATTTAAGTTTTCATTTTCTGTGAATTGGGGCTTTTGGATTGTTAGTTAGGGATTGAATTTTTATGGTCTTGATTTTTCAGGACGTGGTTGCTGAGGTTGCTATGAAATGGACAAAGATTATGAAAACGGGAGGAATTCGAGTGCAGTTTTCAGGGGTTGATTTGAGTACAATTATGTTTAGCATGGATCAAGGCAGAGACACAATGGAGGTAAGCGGTGGAGTTCATTGACTCCTGAGTTGTTTTGATCATGCCTAATTGAAGTGATTGCACATTGGTACTATTGACTCGTAACTAGCCAAATCCACTCGTCAGTGTGATAGCCATTTTGCTTAACGAGTCTTTTAAATGATGTTCGCATTTTATTGAAGATTACTGGTTCAGTGTTTTAAGTTTGAAGTAAATGCATTGTTGATCTCTGTTTTCTTGTTCTCCTTTTACCTCAATTTCGCATTCTTTTGTTGCCCAGTTGAAGGAGTTCATTTTGAATGAACCGGAGGCTTATGAAATCAAGATTGGGGATCAAGTTTTCCGTAGACATGGAGATCCTCCTTTAGAAGCAGTCATTGAGAAGCTTCAGCGCGAGAAGGACAAAGCAGACGATGCTCCTGCAGCTGCTACAAAGGATGATGGGCATCAGAAAGAAGAATTGTAGCCAAGTGGGAATCCTCCTTTTCACATGTAATTAGTCAATGAATTAATCACATCATCATTTCACTGCAAGTTTAATTTCTGGGTCTGTAGTTGTAACTCATGCAACTCGTCCCCACCCACATTCCTAcctttttgttccttttcttttaacaagCTGCTGCTTGCTACCATCTAGAATCTGGATCCGTTTTTACACACCAATCACAAATAGAAGTCTTATTTTGCCAGCAAATTTAGCATATAAACAATGTGTGATCATGTGTTTTCGTGTAATAACTGGTATGTGTATGATGTGTGATTGAGATCGGATTTTGCAGAATTTACTGATTCATCTGGGTCATATTCATTttgaatatcttttattttaattatttgatatacaAGCTCAGCCagtgcaagatttgactttgtaCCCTGGATAATATACTGTCTGTCGGCGGTGGTTCTCTTCCCAAGTCCTGAGCAATATTGTGGCTGGTATTCGAATTTCTCTTCcacttttttcatttctttgttctttttttgtcaAGCAGGGCAATATTATGTTCCCTTTCCTggatgatgaaatttgaaaagaaatacaGCCTGTGTTTTCCATTCAGTGTTGTTCGGAAGTGGTAGAATCCGTGAAGTACAGTGgataatattttgtttggtcAACCCAGACAAGTTACATGGAATGGAAGCGTTCAATTCCTTAATTTCTACCATTTTACAAGTGGCAACTTGATCATCGAAAACAACTCAGTTATGACCTGAATAATTGAATTAAGGCATACAAATCACAAGTTTGACCGTGCTTTATTCATGAAGATTCAAACTGGTATGAAATGAGAGATTTCCTGGTTTTGTCGTGGTAATCAACTCAAGCAtgacaaaaacaaatcttactTATTTGGCTAAAGTCCATGATTACTTGAGCTTTTTACTGAAGTCGGTGAGCTGAAGAAGGGTAATCCTGGGAATGCTTGCTGCTTCCCCTCTCTCTTGATGAGTGTTGTATCCCCAATCCCCTGTACAAGTTAATCAACAATATTGCCAAACGAATATTAATGATACTGTAACAGTGTTGCATCAAAAGGAGAGACGGCAAAAAACAGGAAAAGCTGAGGGAGATGATTACCTAAGTACAAGTTCCACCCATCTAATTCAGGATCTTTAATTACATTCTTCAGGGTTGCAAGTCGATCTTCCACAAAGCTGTCCGtgatttagaaaaatcaaatccaattcAAATTAAGTTAACTGGAGAAGAAAGTTAACGGGAGACCACAGGGTCTGCAGAGGTTTATAGATGTGGCGACTGGATGAAAATTCGGTAAAGAAAAATGGATCTTACTGTAGTTTCAACCCCTGGTGCTCCGGTTTCCTTTGAAGTTGCTTCAGCACTTCCACCTTGGGACTGAAAGCAGCAATTGAAATTAAGGGTgggacaaggaaaaaaaatcattatggaAAGCAAACCGTGCAAAATAATCAAGGAAACTATCAATGGTTTTGCTTTCCCCACAACACCTCAATTAACATGTACTAACCCAGTTCCGAGACCATATATTCTTTCTGGTGGGATTTTCAGTCCCGCGAGCTCTTGTAGTAAAGCATCTGCAAACCGGCTCTGAattgaaaagcaagaaaaaaaggggGCACAAGTTTGAATATcagtaaaagaaataaaaaaaaaaacactcaagtcCTCTCCAAATTTCATCTCCTTTGATTTTCACTTCAAAACCTGATGGGGATTGAATTATAATGCCCATACTCCAATGTCACAATCATTTGAGAgcaaaagataaaagaataacAGGCCACACCTGTTTTGTGGTGACTATATATATACTTGAGCTTGCAAATTTCAAAGCATCAGGAACACCGGGATAGAATCTGCAGGGGAGGATCAATTATCAGGTCCAAGGCTTGTTCAGCAAaatcaaagctttttttttaaaaaaaaaaaaaaacaatatttgataGACATGCCTGGTGGAGGTCATTGAGATTCAAAGATAATAGCGATTAATCATTTTTCAGCGCAAAATGTAGCCGCAGAATTATGTAGAAATGGTCAACCCAATTGTTATAGGCAGTGAGTGAAGGAGGGAGATAATTGAACAAATACGTATCCCAAACTTCCAAGGATGGCAAGTACGTTTATTCTCTAGAGATATTCTCATTCTTGAGGAATATCCTCtgaatataaatttcaaattcataGGTCATTTCTGCAAAATCAGCTTCGAGCTCTTAGAATTTAAGGTGCATAATGCGTGGTAACCCTGAATGAATCTGATATGCAGATGGATCTGATTTGGTTAAGTTATTGACAAGAAATAATCATCGAGTTTTAACCATAACTTTGGGTTTACTTTCTTATCATGATTTATACTGAAGTTTTACATATTGGGGCACATCTCTAAAAACTTAATTGAAATACCTGTTCGCTCCAATCCATGTTGCCAAGTCATTATCCATCCATTCATCCCTGACCTTTCCAAAGAGTTCTATCAGAGCATCTCTATTCTCAGCCCATTCTTCCATAATGACAGGCTTTATCTTTGACCAGTTCTCCAATATCCCATCAACCGTAAGTCCCTCTGCAACCTTGCAAGTTGAACCACAGTTATCAGATCCAAACCAGTATTTGaaagtgaacaaaataatttcgtAATTCTTGAGGATA is a window encoding:
- the LOC133682749 gene encoding uncharacterized protein LOC133682749, yielding MPNPNILLLLILFLPLIFSPDYDFIRVANAGKRSIHITDDLDDVIDDEEDEAWKNWGKTTKRSEDEFDPPPSDLNKMNVQEIQEMMMKRNFGPVFGFVKLRLGARRTPDVVAEVAMKWTKIMKTGGIRVQFSGVDLSTIMFSMDQGRDTMELKEFILNEPEAYEIKIGDQVFRRHGDPPLEAVIEKLQREKDKADDAPAAATKDDGHQKEEL
- the LOC133682748 gene encoding uncharacterized protein LOC133682748 isoform X2 encodes the protein MHIVRPVVETGYENLLLARLLLEMRIPSIRKSSVAEGLTVDGILENWSKIKPVIMEEWAENRDALIELFGKVRDEWMDNDLATWIGANRFYPGVPDALKFASSSIYIVTTKQSRFADALLQELAGLKIPPERIYGLGTGPKVEVLKQLQRKPEHQGLKLHFVEDRLATLKNVIKDPELDGWNLYLGDWGYNTHQERGEAASIPRITLLQLTDFSKKLK
- the LOC133682748 gene encoding uncharacterized protein LOC133682748 isoform X1, whose protein sequence is MGDLYALDFDGVLCDSCGESSLSAVKAAKVRWPVLFDTVDSTLQDWIVDQMHIVRPVVETGYENLLLARLLLEMRIPSIRKSSVAEGLTVDGILENWSKIKPVIMEEWAENRDALIELFGKVRDEWMDNDLATWIGANRFYPGVPDALKFASSSIYIVTTKQSRFADALLQELAGLKIPPERIYGLGTGPKVEVLKQLQRKPEHQGLKLHFVEDRLATLKNVIKDPELDGWNLYLGDWGYNTHQERGEAASIPRITLLQLTDFSKKLK